The following proteins are co-located in the Acidimicrobiia bacterium genome:
- a CDS encoding thioredoxin family protein: MNKRKIGYILAVSATVILSILILSGCSKTAKSKSSSNTKSNSVETSSPNQSDQASGVGTYDDYTPQALAATASSDKVVLFFHATWCSTCQGIDKDIKANLDSIPGDVKIFKVDYDSEKDLEKKYGVRQQYTMVQVDNSGKKIGLWTDSFSLNDILDTIA, encoded by the coding sequence ATGAATAAGCGAAAAATAGGATATATATTAGCAGTTTCGGCAACTGTTATATTATCTATTCTCATACTTAGTGGATGTAGCAAAACAGCTAAATCGAAATCATCGTCGAATACAAAATCAAATAGCGTCGAAACAAGTTCACCAAATCAAAGCGATCAAGCAAGTGGTGTTGGAACTTATGATGATTACACTCCGCAAGCTTTAGCTGCAACAGCTTCAAGCGATAAAGTAGTTTTGTTTTTTCATGCAACATGGTGCTCAACATGTCAAGGAATCGATAAAGATATAAAAGCTAACTTGGATAGTATTCCGGGTGACGTCAAAATCTTTAAAGTTGATTACGACAGCGAAAAAGATCTAGAAAAAAAATATGGTGTAAGGCAACAGTACACCATGGTTCAAGTTGATAATTCAGGGAAAAAAATTGGATTGTGGACAGATAGTTTTTCGTTAAATGATATTTTGGATACAATTGCATAA
- a CDS encoding DUF4352 domain-containing protein has product MMIKKVKFATVLVTLALVTGACSGGSSDSESNKERSRDRPRDESSFVEETKPKKREVEKSERAVSQTISDPDLGYSITVNKITRGDSFAEDTNDYLEDDSVPVMVEITGVNNSSYYSSLTPRDFRIILSNGESLKEQSYNLKQTAAKNGRDLLPSLGISRGDTVTGWITFQVPSNKIDSLKFEYVREVTKLASGGSLPELKVEVPLP; this is encoded by the coding sequence ATGATGATAAAAAAAGTAAAATTTGCAACTGTACTAGTAACATTAGCCTTAGTTACTGGAGCATGTTCGGGTGGCAGTTCAGATTCTGAATCTAATAAAGAAAGATCAAGAGACAGACCAAGAGATGAATCTTCTTTTGTTGAAGAAACGAAACCAAAAAAACGAGAAGTCGAAAAAAGTGAACGTGCAGTATCGCAAACAATTAGCGATCCAGATCTTGGATATAGCATTACAGTAAACAAAATTACGCGAGGTGATAGTTTTGCTGAAGATACAAATGATTATCTAGAAGATGACTCAGTGCCAGTTATGGTTGAGATTACAGGTGTAAACAACAGTTCATACTATTCGAGCCTTACCCCACGAGATTTTAGGATCATTCTTTCAAATGGTGAATCCCTTAAAGAGCAATCGTACAATCTAAAACAAACCGCAGCTAAAAACGGCAGAGACTTACTTCCTAGCCTTGGCATTAGCCGAGGAGACACCGTAACTGGGTGGATAACTTTCCAAGTACCTAGTAACAAGATCGATTCTCTAAAGTTTGAGTATGTTCGTGAAGTTACAAAGCTTGCCAGTGGAGGTTCGTTACCAGAACTCAAGGTTGAAGTTCCGCTACCTTAA